In Solidesulfovibrio carbinoliphilus subsp. oakridgensis, the sequence GGCATCGTGGTCCTTGGCGCGGTGGTCCTGTGCATCACCGGCGGCGAAGCCCTGTATGCCGATCTGGGCCATTTCGGCCGCAAGCCCATCCAGTATTCCTGGCTCCTGATCGTCTTCCCGTGCCTTTTGCTCAACTATTTCGGCCAGGGCGCGGGCCTGCTCCTCGACCCGGCCATCGCGTCCAACCCCTTTTACAGCCTGGTGCCGGGCGCGCTCATCTATCCCATGGCCGCCCTGTCCACGGCGGCCACGGTCATCGCCTCCCAGGCCCTCATTTCGGGCGTCTTTTCCCTGACCCGCCAGGCCATCCAGCTCGGCTGCTGCCCGCGGCTGCGGATCGTGCACACCTCGAGCGCCATGGAAGGGCAGATCTACATCCCGGAAGTCAACTTCGCCCTCATGTGGGCCTGCATCGGCCTGACCCTGGCCTTCAAGGAATCGAGCCGGCTGGCCGCGGCCTACGGCATCGCGGTCACGGCCACCATGGGCATCACCTCGCTGCTCTATTTCTTCGTGGCCCGCTGGACCTGGAAGCACTCGCTCTTGCGGTCCCTGGCCCCGGTGGTGGTCTTTCTGGCCTTTGACCTGTCCTTTTTCGCGGCCAACCTGCTCAAGGTCGCGGACGGCGGCTGGTTCACGCTTTTAATCGCCGCCCTGGTGGTCATGGCCATGGCCACCTGGGAGGACGGCCGCAAGGCATTGCGCCAGATCTACCTGTCCTCCACGGTGCCGCTACGCACCTTCCTGGCCGAGGTGGCCGTGAAAAACCCGTTGCGGGTGCCGGGCACGGCGGTCTTCATGTCGCTCTCGCCCCAGGGCACGCCGGTGACGCTTCTCCACCACTACAAGCACAACAAGATCTTCCACGAAAACGTGGTCATCCTGACCGTCACCTCGGCGGACATGCCCTACGTGCCCGAGCCCGACCAACTCGACGTCCAGGATCTCGGCCGGGGCTTTTTCCGGATCATCGCCCGCTACGGGTTCATGGAAACGCCGAACGTGCCCGAGGTCATGAAACGGGCCCGGGCCACGGGCATCCCCATCGATCCGCCGGCCGACACCACCTATTTCCTCGGCCGCGAAAGCCTGCTCACCACGGGCAAGGCCAAGATGGCCGGGTTTCGCAAATCGCTTTTCGCCCTCATGTCCCGAAACGCCCGTCCGGCCACGGCCTACTTCGGCCTGCCCCCGGGACGGGTGGTGGAGCTTGGGGTGCAGGTCGAACTGTGACCGGGCCCGGCCGGGCAAAACCGTGCCGGCCCCTTGACCCGACGCCCCCGCTGCCGTAACCGCAAGGCGCGGCCGGCTCCCGGCCTGGTTTCCCCGGCCGGCGAAAGGGCCGGCGCGCCGGCGGGCGACCGCTGGCCGCGCCGGCGCCGCTGCGCCCACTCCCTTTTGCCAAGCTTTACGGACGCGCCCCATGACCGCCGTCCGAAAACGAGGAGCGCATGACCGATACGCCTGAAAAAGAAGCCCTGCCGCCGGTTCTTCCTTCCGGGGACGCCGGCCTTCCGCCCCCCTCCGCCGCCGGCCCGGACGACGCCGCGGCCGGGACGCCGGCCCTTGCCGCGTCGCCGGAGGCCCCGCCGGCCGATGCGCCGTCCGTGCCGTCCGTGCCGGCCGACGCCTTGCCCCCCGCGCCCCCGACGCCGCCCCCGCCCGGCGGCTCGGCCGGGGACATGAAGGAAGCGCCGCTCCTCGAGCATCTGCTCGAACTGCGCACGCGCCTGGTGCGGTGCCTGATCGCCGTGGCCGTGGGCTTCGGCGCCTGCTACGCCTTTGCCGAGCGGCTCCTTGGCGTACTTCTGAAGCCCCTGATCGACGTCATGCCGAGCGGCAGCAAGCTCATCGCCACCGGCCTGCCCGAGACGTTTTTCACGGTCATGAAGCTCGCGCTCGTGGCCGGGGCCTTCGTGGTCAGCCCGTACATCTTCTACCAGCTCTGGCGGTTCGTGGCCCCGGGCCTCTACAAGGAAGAGCGCAAGCTCATCGTGCCCATCGCCATCGCCACGGCGGTCTTCTTTGTGGGCGGGGCGCTGTTCGGCTATTTCGTCGTCTTCCCCTTCGGGTTCAAGTTCTTCGTGGACTACGCCTCGGACTACATCACCGTCATGCCCACCATCAGCGCCTATTTCTCGCTGGCGGTGACGCTCCTTTTCGCCTTCGGCCTCATCTTCGAGCTGCCGGTCTTCATCTTTTTCCTGACGAGCCTCGGGCTTGTCACCACCAAGGCCCTGCGCAAGTTCCGCCGCTGGGCCATCCTTCTGAGCTTCATCGTCTCCGCCATGCTGACCCCGACCCCGGACGCCATCAACCAGCTCCTCATGGCCGGGCCCATGTGCGCCCTCTACGAACTCGGCATCTGGGTGTCCTGGTTCGTGGACAAGTCGCGCAAGGAGGAAAAGGCGGCCAAGGAACGGGCCGAGGCCGAAGCCGCCGCGACCGCCGCCGCGGGGCCCGCGCCCGGGCAGGAAACGCCCGGGGCCGAAGCCGGCCCGACCGATACGGAGTCCCGGGCGGGCTAGGCCGGCCGGCACATGGCGGAATCTTCCGGGCCTCCGGCGAGGCCCGGCCGTCGTCGCCGTCCACCGGGGCCGGACGCCCGTCCGGCCCCGACCTTGACAAGACCCTCTTTTCACGACATACGTAGGATACAGGCAACGGTCGCCGCCACACGGCAGGCTTCATGACCGGATCGCCCGGGCCGCCTGGAAACCTTCCGCAAACAGGCCGGCTTCCCGGGACGACCGCGTTCCCGCCGTCCGCGACCGCTTGACCCTGACGACCACTGACGCACTGCGGCGTCCTGTCCGGCCGCCCTGCCCGGGTGCGCGCCGGAGATTCGGACGATCTTCCGACGCCCTGACGCGTCCCCCCGCCGCCGGCTGTCGGCGACCGGGGATGGTATCCTCTCGCCACGCGAGCCACTCCACCCTGCGGACGACCGAGAACGGCCCGACTCCTTGGGCTATGGCCCCACCGCCGCAACCATGCGTCCCCGCCCGGGGGACGCCGGCGTACCCGGCCTTCTCGGCGTTGCCACGCCATGGAGCGACGATGCGAAACGCCAGTATCCTCTTCACCACCGTGACGCTGCTCGTCACGGCCCTCGCCCTCCCCGGTTGCGCCGCGACCAAGGCTGCCAAGACGACCGACGGCTCCGCTTCAAACCCGCAACAGGCCGCCATCGGCCACCTGGACGATCCGGACAACCTCTTTGCGAGCGCCACGCCCGCCAGCGACGCCAAGGCCCTGCGGGTCAAGGCCATGGCCTACACCGGCTGTTCGCCCAGAAAGAAGTCCAAGCGCACGCCGCGCGGGGCCTGGGGCGATCCCCTGACCCGGGACGCCAAGGCCGTGGCCGTCTCGCCCGACCTGCTCGAAATGGGCCTGGACCGGGGGGACGTGATCAGCATCGAGGGCCTGCCCGGCAAATACAAGGTCCTTGACGTCATGCACGACCGCCACGACAAGAGCATCGACATCTTCTACGGGGACGACCAGTGCGGGGCCCTGCAGTGGGGCAAGCGGACCCTGACCATCACCTGGCAGTGACCGCCGCCGGCCGGGCAACAGCCCGCCAAGTCCGGGCCCGGCCCAGCCCCGGTGACATGCGGGAAAGCCTTGCCCTTTCCTTGAGGCGGGTGTTCGTCCGTTGCGCGGCGGACAGCGGCGCCCTTACGGCAGGAGTTCGACCAGCACGTAGCGGGCGGCGAAGCCCAGGGCGTAGACGCAGATCAGGGCGAGAAAAAACGTCGTGAAAAGGCTCGCGCCCGCCGGCCGGCCCTCGGCCCGGCGGCCAAGGACAAAGCCGAGGACCACGGCCACGGCAATACCGAGGCCAAGGGCCAGTCCCACTTGCAGCAACGACACCTCGGCCATGTCCCCTCCTCTCCGTCAGGCAGCCCTTCCGCCGGCCCCAGGCGACGCCGCGCCGCCTGGCACCCCACCGCCCGCGTCCCAGCCTTTCGCCTGACAACGCGCCAACTCACTCCACACGATTCACCCCTTTCGACACGACCGCCCCCCACCCCCTTCCCCCATCCAGGGGGTCCGGGGGGGATGATCCCCCCCGGCAGGTCCAGGGCAGCGCCCTGGCGGGGTCCGGGGCAGAGCCCCGGCGGGGTCTGGGGCGGCGCCCCAGCGGAGAGGTCCAGGAGAGGCAGCGCCTCTCCTGGCCGCCGGAGGCATCCCTTGCCGCTACCGCTGGTCCAGGGGAATGTAGGGCCGGCGGGGGGGGCCGATGTAGATCTGGCGCGGCCGGTGGATGCGGGTGGTGGGG encodes:
- a CDS encoding potassium transporter Kup — translated: MSSHAPDAKAPSLARTAALSLGALGVVYGDIGTSPLYAIKECFHGMHAIAVTPENVLGVLSLIFWSLTMVITVKYVLFITAADNRGEGGIFALIELLPRDAGHRHLRAGLAFLALCGAALLYGDGVITPAISVLSAVEGLNVATNAAEPLVVPITCVILFGLFMVQRRGTAGIGKVFGPIMMLWFLVLATLGLKEILSAPQVLWAINPIHAVDFFARNHVHGIVVLGAVVLCITGGEALYADLGHFGRKPIQYSWLLIVFPCLLLNYFGQGAGLLLDPAIASNPFYSLVPGALIYPMAALSTAATVIASQALISGVFSLTRQAIQLGCCPRLRIVHTSSAMEGQIYIPEVNFALMWACIGLTLAFKESSRLAAAYGIAVTATMGITSLLYFFVARWTWKHSLLRSLAPVVVFLAFDLSFFAANLLKVADGGWFTLLIAALVVMAMATWEDGRKALRQIYLSSTVPLRTFLAEVAVKNPLRVPGTAVFMSLSPQGTPVTLLHHYKHNKIFHENVVILTVTSADMPYVPEPDQLDVQDLGRGFFRIIARYGFMETPNVPEVMKRARATGIPIDPPADTTYFLGRESLLTTGKAKMAGFRKSLFALMSRNARPATAYFGLPPGRVVELGVQVEL
- the tatC gene encoding twin-arginine translocase subunit TatC, with translation MKEAPLLEHLLELRTRLVRCLIAVAVGFGACYAFAERLLGVLLKPLIDVMPSGSKLIATGLPETFFTVMKLALVAGAFVVSPYIFYQLWRFVAPGLYKEERKLIVPIAIATAVFFVGGALFGYFVVFPFGFKFFVDYASDYITVMPTISAYFSLAVTLLFAFGLIFELPVFIFFLTSLGLVTTKALRKFRRWAILLSFIVSAMLTPTPDAINQLLMAGPMCALYELGIWVSWFVDKSRKEEKAAKERAEAEAAATAAAGPAPGQETPGAEAGPTDTESRAG